One part of the Ictidomys tridecemlineatus isolate mIctTri1 chromosome 13, mIctTri1.hap1, whole genome shotgun sequence genome encodes these proteins:
- the Timm21 gene encoding mitochondrial import inner membrane translocase subunit Tim21 isoform X3: MICTALRALQYAERLHRSSGKRLLLPDRGPHRAASKTQPSLRWGLREPKKTAQPRSVLGLVQKTIWTQGPSPCNAQEDRRKQVSVHRDQRAETAVSTSQKVKEAGRDFTYLVIVVIGIGITGCQKQQVVSVFGEPVRGYGEMTRRGRRQHVSFIEYVRDGLKHLRVKFYIEGSEPGKQGTVFAEVRQNPEGGDYEFQYVFVEVDSYPRRTIVIEDNRGRED; encoded by the exons ATGATCTGTACTGCCCTAAGAGCTCTGCAGTACGCGGAGAGGCTGCACAGGTCCTCGGGGAAGCGGCTGTTGCTGCCGGACCGTGGGCCTCACAGGGCTGCCTCGAAGACTCAGCCCAGTTTGAGGTGGGGCTTGCGAGAGCCCAAGAAAACGGCGCAACCTAGATCTGTTCTTGGACTCGTCCAGAAAACGATCTGGACACAGGGACCGAGCCCCTGCAACGCACAGGAGGACCGCCGCAAGCAAGTGTCGGTGCACAGAGATCAGAGGGCGGAAACGGCAGTCTCCACCTCCCAGAAAG TGAAAGAAGCTGGAAGAGATTTCACCTACTTAGTCATCGTGGTCATTGGAATCGGCATAACAGGTTGCCAAAAACAGCAA GTGGTCAGCGTCTTCGGGGAGCCCGTGAGAGGCTACGGGGAGATGACGCGCCGCGGGCGGAGGCAGCACGTCAG CTTCATCGAGTACGTGAGAGACGGGCTGAAGCACCTGCGCGTCAAGTTCTACATCGAGGGCTCCGAGCCGGGCAAGCAGGGGACGGTGTTCGCCGAAGTGCGGCAG AACCCGGAGGGTGGCGACTACGAGTTTCAGTACGTGTTCGTGGAGGTGGACTCCTACCCTCGAAGGACCATCGTGATCGAGGACAACCGAGGCCGCGAGGACTGA
- the Timm21 gene encoding mitochondrial import inner membrane translocase subunit Tim21 isoform X1 has translation MICTALRALQYAERLHRSSGKRLLLPDRGPHRAASKTQPSLRWGLREPKKTAQPRSVLGLVQKTIWTQGPSPCNAQEDRRKQVSVHRDQRAETAVSTSQKVKEAGRDFTYLVIVVIGIGITGGLFYTIFRELFSSSSPSKVYGKALEKCRSHPEVVSVFGEPVRGYGEMTRRGRRQHVSFIEYVRDGLKHLRVKFYIEGSEPGKQGTVFAEVRQNPEGGDYEFQYVFVEVDSYPRRTIVIEDNRGRED, from the exons ATGATCTGTACTGCCCTAAGAGCTCTGCAGTACGCGGAGAGGCTGCACAGGTCCTCGGGGAAGCGGCTGTTGCTGCCGGACCGTGGGCCTCACAGGGCTGCCTCGAAGACTCAGCCCAGTTTGAGGTGGGGCTTGCGAGAGCCCAAGAAAACGGCGCAACCTAGATCTGTTCTTGGACTCGTCCAGAAAACGATCTGGACACAGGGACCGAGCCCCTGCAACGCACAGGAGGACCGCCGCAAGCAAGTGTCGGTGCACAGAGATCAGAGGGCGGAAACGGCAGTCTCCACCTCCCAGAAAG TGAAAGAAGCTGGAAGAGATTTCACCTACTTAGTCATCGTGGTCATTGGAATCGGCATAACAG GTGGCCTTTTCTACACGATTTTCAGAGAACTCTTTTCTTCATCCAGTCCTAGTAAGGTATATGGGAAAGCCTTAGAAAAATGCAGATCACATCCCGAG GTGGTCAGCGTCTTCGGGGAGCCCGTGAGAGGCTACGGGGAGATGACGCGCCGCGGGCGGAGGCAGCACGTCAG CTTCATCGAGTACGTGAGAGACGGGCTGAAGCACCTGCGCGTCAAGTTCTACATCGAGGGCTCCGAGCCGGGCAAGCAGGGGACGGTGTTCGCCGAAGTGCGGCAG AACCCGGAGGGTGGCGACTACGAGTTTCAGTACGTGTTCGTGGAGGTGGACTCCTACCCTCGAAGGACCATCGTGATCGAGGACAACCGAGGCCGCGAGGACTGA
- the Timm21 gene encoding mitochondrial import inner membrane translocase subunit Tim21 isoform X2, whose protein sequence is MICTALRALQYAERLHRSSGKRLLLPDRGPHRAASKTQPSLRWGLREPKKTAQPRSVLGLVQKTIWTQGPSPCNAQEDRRKQVSVHRDQRAETAVSTSQKVKEAGRDFTYLVIVVIGIGITGGLFYTIFRELFSSSSPSKVVSVFGEPVRGYGEMTRRGRRQHVSFIEYVRDGLKHLRVKFYIEGSEPGKQGTVFAEVRQNPEGGDYEFQYVFVEVDSYPRRTIVIEDNRGRED, encoded by the exons ATGATCTGTACTGCCCTAAGAGCTCTGCAGTACGCGGAGAGGCTGCACAGGTCCTCGGGGAAGCGGCTGTTGCTGCCGGACCGTGGGCCTCACAGGGCTGCCTCGAAGACTCAGCCCAGTTTGAGGTGGGGCTTGCGAGAGCCCAAGAAAACGGCGCAACCTAGATCTGTTCTTGGACTCGTCCAGAAAACGATCTGGACACAGGGACCGAGCCCCTGCAACGCACAGGAGGACCGCCGCAAGCAAGTGTCGGTGCACAGAGATCAGAGGGCGGAAACGGCAGTCTCCACCTCCCAGAAAG TGAAAGAAGCTGGAAGAGATTTCACCTACTTAGTCATCGTGGTCATTGGAATCGGCATAACAG GTGGCCTTTTCTACACGATTTTCAGAGAACTCTTTTCTTCATCCAGTCCTAGTAAG GTGGTCAGCGTCTTCGGGGAGCCCGTGAGAGGCTACGGGGAGATGACGCGCCGCGGGCGGAGGCAGCACGTCAG CTTCATCGAGTACGTGAGAGACGGGCTGAAGCACCTGCGCGTCAAGTTCTACATCGAGGGCTCCGAGCCGGGCAAGCAGGGGACGGTGTTCGCCGAAGTGCGGCAG AACCCGGAGGGTGGCGACTACGAGTTTCAGTACGTGTTCGTGGAGGTGGACTCCTACCCTCGAAGGACCATCGTGATCGAGGACAACCGAGGCCGCGAGGACTGA